A window of the Alnus glutinosa chromosome 4, dhAlnGlut1.1, whole genome shotgun sequence genome harbors these coding sequences:
- the LOC133867415 gene encoding mannose-P-dolichol utilization defect 1 protein homolog 2, whose translation MEFLGIDFSCALGSLRNGQIPHKDCLLPLISKLLGYCIVAASTTVKLPQILKILKNRSVRGLSVVAFELEVVGYTISLAYCLHKGLPFSAYGELAFLLIQAIILVATIYYFSQPVGTTTWIRALLYCALAPTILAGQINPVLFEALYASQHAIFLFARIPQIWKNFSNKSTGELSFLTCLMNFAGSMVRVFTSIQEKAPSSVLLGYALGMSTNGTILSQIIMYRKPHAKEEKKTK comes from the exons ATGGAATTTCTAGGGATTGATTTTAGCTGCGCTCTGGGATCTCTCCGCAACGGTCAAATCCCACACAAAGACTGCTTGCTGCCTCTCATTTCCAAGCTTCTCGGCTATTGCATCGTCGCCGCTTCCACCACCGTCAAACTCCCCCAG atattaaaaattttaaaaaatagaagcGTCAGGGGCCTTAGTGTTGTGGCCTTTGAGCTTGAAGTAGTCGGCTACACCATTTCTCTGGCATATTGTCTACACAAAGGGCTTCCCTTTTCAGCTTATGGGGAATTGGCATTTCTTCTGATCCAAG CTATAATTTTAGTTGCCACAATCTACTATTTTTCTCAACCAGTGGGTACCACAACATGGATCAGGGCATTGCT ATATTGTGCTTTAGCACCAACTATCCTAGCTGGTCAAATCAATCCTGTTCTCTTTGAAGCCCTATAT GCATCTCAGCATGCTATTTTTCTCTTCGCCAGGATCCCACAAATATGGAAGAACTTTTCT AACAAAAGTACAGGGGAACTCAGCTTCTTAACATGTCTCATGAATTTTGCTGGTTCCATGG TGAGAGTTTTCACCAGCATCCAGGAAAAAGCACCAAGCAGTG TTCTTTTGGGCTATGCACTTGGTATGTCAACCAATGGGACCATCCTGAGTCAGATAATTATGTATCGGAAGCCTCACGccaaggaagagaagaaaacgAAGTAG
- the LOC133865554 gene encoding F-box protein At1g47056-like, protein MGQSTSTAVISSRRENNQSHRSKAKSTTLISPMHSDDVEDYDWIPDGGLDYISELPDECLACIFQSLGSGDRKRCSLVCKRWLQIEGQSRHRLSLNAQSDLLPKIPSLFSRFDAVTKLALKCDRRSASIGDDALNLISLKCRNLMRLKLRACRELTDAGMEVFAKNCKSLKKLSCGSCTFGAKGMNAVLDNCSALEELSVKRLRGITDGATAEPIGPGVAASSLKTICLKELYNGHCFGPVIIGAKNLRTLKLFRCSGDWDKLLRVMTDRASSLVEIHLERIQVSDLGLVAISSCLDLEILHLVKTPECTNVGLVSLAERCRLLRKLHIDGWKANRIGDEGLIAVAKGCPNLQELVLIGVNPTKPSLESLASNCKNLERLALCGSDTVGDVEISCIAAKCVALKKLCIKSCPVSDQGLEALAGGCPNLVKVKLKKCRGVTPEGADWLRATRESLAVNLDTGELEHQDASASDGGAQENAVEFPPPMPSQVAAAASIASSSSSRSSSLKSRLGLLTGRGLVACTLRRWSSGNGSARGS, encoded by the coding sequence ATGGGCCAGTCAACTTCGACGGCTGTAATTTCCAGCCGCCGTGAAAACAATCAAAGCCATCGCTCTAAGGCCAAATCAACGACCCTGATCTCCCCGATGCACAGCGACGACGTCGAAGACTACGACTGGATCCCCGATGGAGGCCTCGACTACATCTCTGAACTGCCAGACGAGTGCCTGGCTTGCATTTTCCAGTCTCTCGGCTCCGGCGACCGCAAACGCTGCTCTCTCGTCTGTAAACGGTGGCTCCAGATCGAGGGACAGAGCCGTCACCGTCTCTCCCTCAACGCCCAGTCAGATCTTCTCCCTAAGATTCCTTCCCTCTTCTCCCGATTCGATGCCGTCACCAAACTCGCCCTGAAATGCGACCGCAGATCCGCGAGCATCGGCGACGACGCGCTCAACCTCATCTCGCTCAAATGTCGCAACCTCATGCGCCTCAAGCTCCGAGCGTGTCGCGAGTTGACTGATGCCGGTATGGAGGTCTTCGCGAAGAACTGCAAGAGTTTGAAGAAGCTCTCGTGTGGATCTTGCACCTTCGGAGCCAAGGGAATGAACGCTGTGCTCGATAACTGCTCGGCTCTCGAAGAACTATCCGTGAAGCGCCTGCGTGGCATCACCGATGGAGCCACGGCTGAGCCGATTGGCCCCGGCGTAGCCGCTTCATCGCTCAAAACGATTTGCCTGAAGGAGCTCTACAATGGACACTGTTTTGGTCCGGTGATTATCGGCGCGAAGAATTTAAGAACATTGAAGCTCTTCAGGTGCTCCGGCGATTGGGATAAGCTTCTCCGAGTGATGACGGATCGTGCCTCTAGCTTAGTCGAAATTCATCTCGAGAGGATTCAGGTCAGCGATCTCGGTCTCGTGGCGATCTCCAGTTGTTTGGATCTGGAAATTCTGCACCTCGTTAAGACCCCAGAGTGCACGAACGTCGGGCTCGTATCGCTTGCGGAGCGTTGTAGACTCTTGCGGAAGCTTCACATTGACGGATGGAAGGCAAATCGGATAGGCGACGAGGGCCTAATTGCCGTCGCGAAAGGTTGTCCCAATCTTCAGGAACTGGTTCTCATAGGTGTGAATCCTACAAAACCGAGTTTGGAATCTTTAGCATCGAATTGCAAGAATCTAGAGCGCTTAGCTTTATGCGGAAGCGATACCGTTGGTGACGTCGAGATTTCGTGCATTGCTGCGAAATGCGTAGCGTTGAAGAAGCTTTGTATAAAGAGTTGCCCGGTTTCAGATCAAGGCTTGGAAGCCCTTGCTGGCGGGTGCCCAAATTTGGTGAAAGTGAAGCTCAAAAAGTGTAGAGGAGTAACGCCCGAGGGCGCTGATTGGTTGAGGGCAACTAGGGAATCACTTGCTGTGAATTTAGATACTGGTGAGCTTGAGCATCAGGATGCGAGTGCGAGTGACGGCGGAGCACAAGAAAATGCCGTCGAATTTCCGCCTCCAATGCCCAGCCAAGTGGCAGCGGCGGCCAGTATTGCTTCGAGCAGTTCCAGCCGATCGAGTTCGTTGAAGTCCAGGTTAGGGCTTTTAACTGGGAGGGGCTTAGTGGCTTGCACTTTGAGAAGGTGGTCAAGTGGTAATGGCAGTGCCCGGGGTAGTTAG